A window from Deltaproteobacteria bacterium encodes these proteins:
- a CDS encoding GNAT family N-acetyltransferase, whose amino-acid sequence MLTTERLELRPIARADHARLLAIFRDPYVRRYLWDSVICTPAEVEDVLAQSEAAFRDHGVGIFGVAVCGASELIGFAGARPTKNGELELIYGLLPEHWGRGFTDEASRAVLALAFERGHARVWAGTDTENKASERVMQRLGMRFDHRVTVNGLPQIYYVLDRESRV is encoded by the coding sequence ATGCTGACCACAGAGCGCCTCGAGCTTCGCCCCATCGCGCGCGCCGACCACGCGCGCCTGCTCGCGATCTTCCGCGACCCGTACGTGCGCCGATATCTGTGGGACTCGGTGATCTGCACGCCCGCCGAAGTCGAGGACGTGCTCGCGCAGAGCGAAGCCGCCTTTCGCGATCACGGCGTCGGCATCTTCGGCGTCGCCGTTTGCGGCGCGAGCGAGCTGATCGGCTTCGCCGGCGCGCGCCCCACGAAGAACGGCGAGCTCGAGCTGATCTACGGCCTTCTGCCCGAGCACTGGGGCCGCGGCTTCACGGACGAAGCCTCGCGCGCCGTGCTCGCCCTCGCGTTCGAGCGCGGCCACGCGCGCGTCTGGGCGGGCACCGACACCGAGAACAAGGCGAGCGAGCGCGTGATGCAGCGCCTCGGCATGCGCTTCGACCACCGCGTCACGGTGAACGGGCTGCCGCAGATCTACTACGTGCTGGATCGGGAGAGCCGCGTCTAA
- a CDS encoding HAD-IA family hydrolase, with amino-acid sequence MAAAVSVRGLAHVSLPRALLFDLDDTILRESAGDENLWAELCDAYAPRAGVASAMLHAAVLAARDSFWDDPVREKRGRLAMPWARRAVAEAAFRRLALRDLALAHALGDAFTRTRSERMHFFPGAREALVELRARGHALALVTNGGAVFQREKIVRFEVAPLFDAIFVEGELGFGKPDPRVFQRALAALRAEPTEALMTGNDLRSDIFGAKRAGIPSVWVDHARAGVPASAPAQPDRVVRAIAELL; translated from the coding sequence GTGGCAGCAGCCGTCAGCGTTCGCGGGCTCGCGCACGTGAGTCTCCCGCGCGCGCTGCTCTTCGATCTCGACGACACCATCCTGCGCGAGAGCGCGGGGGACGAGAACTTGTGGGCAGAGCTGTGCGACGCGTACGCGCCTCGCGCCGGCGTCGCGAGCGCAATGCTGCACGCCGCGGTGCTCGCTGCGCGCGATTCGTTCTGGGACGACCCGGTGCGCGAGAAGCGCGGGCGCCTCGCGATGCCGTGGGCGCGCCGCGCCGTCGCCGAGGCCGCGTTCCGCCGCCTCGCGTTGCGCGATCTCGCGCTCGCGCACGCGCTCGGCGACGCCTTCACGCGCACGCGCAGCGAGCGCATGCACTTCTTCCCCGGCGCGCGCGAGGCGCTCGTCGAGCTGCGCGCGCGCGGGCATGCGCTGGCGCTCGTGACGAACGGCGGCGCGGTGTTTCAGCGCGAGAAGATCGTGCGCTTCGAGGTGGCGCCGCTCTTCGACGCGATCTTCGTAGAGGGCGAGCTCGGTTTCGGCAAGCCCGACCCGCGCGTCTTCCAGCGCGCGCTCGCCGCACTGCGCGCCGAGCCGACCGAGGCGCTGATGACCGGCAACGACCTGCGCTCCGACATCTTCGGCGCGAAGCGCGCAGGCATCCCCAGCGTGTGGGTCGACCACGCGCGTGCGGGTGTGCCCGCGAGCGCGCCCGCGCAGCCGGATCGCGTGGTGAGGGCGATCGCGGAGCTGCTCTGA
- a CDS encoding dienelactone hydrolase family protein, producing MVSSRLISFPHSCSPPAPSSLLGNASPLVSAASPLRIGELEALELRPERAETYLLLAHGAGAGMRHAFMEAIAAALAERGVATLRFQFPWMQRGEKRIDAPPLLHAAVRDAFAEAQRRAGALPLFAGGKSLGGRMTSQVAAKGALATARGIVFLGFPLHPAGKPGTERAAHLREVAQPMLFAQGTRDALAELALLRPVVAALGSRARLHLEDDADHAFHVRKKSGRDDGAVIASLADAVRKFTRELESER from the coding sequence ATGGTCTCGAGCCGTCTCATCTCGTTCCCGCACTCCTGCTCGCCGCCAGCGCCCTCGTCTTTGCTTGGAAACGCATCGCCGCTCGTGAGCGCCGCTAGCCCGCTGCGCATCGGCGAGCTCGAGGCGCTCGAGCTGCGCCCGGAGCGCGCCGAGACGTACTTGTTATTGGCGCATGGCGCGGGCGCCGGCATGCGGCACGCGTTCATGGAGGCGATCGCCGCGGCGCTCGCGGAGCGCGGCGTCGCGACGCTGCGCTTTCAGTTCCCGTGGATGCAGCGCGGCGAGAAGCGCATCGACGCGCCGCCGCTGCTGCACGCCGCCGTGCGCGACGCGTTCGCAGAAGCGCAGCGCCGCGCGGGCGCGCTGCCGCTGTTCGCGGGCGGGAAGTCGCTCGGCGGGCGCATGACTTCGCAGGTCGCCGCGAAGGGCGCGCTCGCGACTGCGCGCGGCATCGTGTTCCTCGGCTTCCCGCTGCACCCCGCCGGCAAGCCCGGCACGGAGCGCGCCGCGCATCTGCGCGAAGTCGCGCAGCCGATGCTGTTCGCGCAGGGCACGCGCGACGCGCTCGCCGAGCTCGCGCTGCTGCGCCCCGTCGTGGCGGCGCTCGGCTCGCGCGCGCGGCTGCATCTCGAGGACGACGCGGACCACGCGTTTCACGTGCGCAAGAAGTCGGGGCGCGACGACGGGGCGGTGATCGCGTCGCTCGCGGACGCGGTGCGGAAGTTCACGCGAGAGCTGGAGAGCGAGCGATGA
- a CDS encoding TIGR00730 family Rossman fold protein codes for MKWVCVFCGAREGASAAYAEAARAFGALVAARGLGLVTGGGALGLMGVVTDAALAGGASVVGVIPASLVDREVAHVRLTERVVVRDMFERKGEMMRRADAFLALPGGMGTLDEITEVLTWTQLGLFAKPCGLVNVSGYWDPLLAMLDRAVAQGFLSHEHRALTQVDSDAARLLDRFAAWQQPSAFAGSRT; via the coding sequence ATGAAGTGGGTGTGCGTGTTCTGCGGCGCGCGCGAAGGCGCGAGCGCCGCCTACGCGGAGGCGGCGCGCGCGTTCGGTGCGCTCGTCGCCGCGCGCGGCCTCGGACTCGTGACAGGCGGCGGCGCGCTCGGTCTGATGGGCGTCGTCACCGACGCCGCGCTCGCGGGCGGTGCGAGCGTCGTGGGCGTGATTCCCGCGTCGCTCGTCGACCGCGAAGTCGCGCACGTGCGGCTCACGGAGCGCGTCGTGGTGCGCGACATGTTCGAGCGCAAAGGCGAGATGATGCGCCGCGCCGACGCGTTTCTCGCGCTGCCCGGCGGCATGGGCACGCTCGACGAAATCACCGAGGTGCTCACGTGGACGCAGCTCGGTCTGTTCGCGAAGCCGTGCGGCCTCGTGAACGTGAGCGGCTACTGGGACCCGCTGCTCGCGATGCTCGACCGCGCCGTCGCGCAGGGCTTCCTCTCGCACGAGCACCGCGCGCTCACGCAGGTCGACAGCGACGCCGCGCGCCTTCTCGATCGCTTCGCCGCGTGGCAGCAGCCGTCAGCGTTCGCGGGCTCGCGCACGTGA